A stretch of Gadus chalcogrammus isolate NIFS_2021 chromosome 9, NIFS_Gcha_1.0, whole genome shotgun sequence DNA encodes these proteins:
- the bmal2 gene encoding aryl hydrocarbon receptor nuclear translocator-like protein 2, which yields MTPSLAAGMETPRKRKGSTDNQDSKSASIPDADMEDEEEEDEEEEEGFDGEDQKVKIQCFREPHSQIEKRRRDKMNNLIDELSAMIPSCHPMSRRLDKLTVLRMAVQHLKSLKGSSSSFSETTYKPSFLPDEEFKQLVLKAADGFLFVVGCDRGKIVFVSESITKILNYSRAELIGQSLFDYVHPKDMGKVKEQLSASELYPRERLIDAKTGLQVPAELPAGATRLGSGARRSFFCRMKYNKVSVKVEENEFQPGPSKRKESQRFCTVHCTGYLRCWPSGTLGVEGEGDTDKEGSPFNCLVAVGRVHAPSAPQANGGVQVKPTEFITRYAMDGKFTFVDQRATTVLGYLPQELLGTSCYEYVHQDDLLHLSERHREVLRSKEKIETNCYQFKTKHGSFVTLQSQWFSFVNPWTKEVEYIVSTNTVLLPKQDGSSQRGAEADQSSDSKTSEGGQKSHPIIPGMSCKPGTMIYAGSIGTQIAIELLDYNRINSSPSSGKASPFSLLQDRSPQGPSEGPRANGSNGEATDMELPGSSEDEPQDTPHPRRESPMGEAPQLDLEGPGLGGLTSDEAAMAVIMSLLETDANLDFGEMHWSL from the exons ATGACCCCCAGTCTTGCTGCTGGCATGGAGACGCCAAGGAAGCGGAAGGGCAGCACAGACAACCA GGACTCCAAATCAGCCTCTATTCCTGATGCGGATatggaggatgaagaagaagaagatgaagaagaagaagaagg GTTCGACGGAGAGGACCAGAAGGTGAAGATACAGTgcttcag GGAGCCCCACAGCCAGATCGAAAAGCGCAGGAGAGACAAGATGAACAATCTGATTGACGAGCTGTCAGCCATGATCCCATCCTGTCATCCCATGTCTCGCCGGCTGGATAAACTCACTGTTCTTCGAATGGCCGTGCAGCATCTCAAGTCTCTCAAAG GTTCCTCTTCTTCGTTTTCTGAAACTACCTATAAGCCTTCATTCCTCCCTGATGAGGAATTCAAACAGCTTGTGCTCAAG GCTGCCGATGGCTTTCTGTTTGTGGTAGGCTGTGACCGTGGAAAGATAGTCTTCGTCTCTGAATCCATCACCAAGATCCTCAACTATAGTCGG GCGGAGTTGATTGGCCAGAGTCTGTTTGACTACGTTCATCCTAAAGACATGGGGAAGGTGAAGGAGCAGCTCTCCGCCTCGGAGCTGTACCCTCGCGAGCGCCTCATAGACGCTAAAA CCGGGCTGCAGGTGCCGGCTGAACTCCCAGCCGGCGCAACCAGGCTGGGCTCCGGAGCCCGCCGCTCCTTCTTCTGTCGCATGAAGTACAACAAGGTCTCcgtgaaggtggaggagaacgAGTTCCAGCCGGGCCCGTCCAAAAGGAAAG AGAGCCAGCGGTTCTGCACTGTGCACTGCACGGGCTACCTGCGTTGCTGGCCCAGCGGCACCcttggggtggagggagagggggacacCGACAAGGAGGGCTCTCCCTTCAACTGCCTGGTGGCGGTGGGCCGGGTCCACGCCCCCAGCGCCCCCCAGGCCAACGGGGGGGTGCAGGTCAAGCCCACCGAGTTCATCACTCGCTACGCCATGGATGGGAAGTTCACCTTTGTTGATCAAAG GGCAACCACAGTGCTGGGCTACCTGCCGCAGGAACTCCTCGGGACCTCGTGCTACGAGTATGTCCACCAAGACGACCTCCTCCACCTATCTGAACGCCATAGGGAAg TTCTGCGGAGTAAAGAAAAGATCGAAACAAATTGCTATCAGTTCAAAACCAAACATGGCTCCTTTGTCACTCTACAAAGTCAGTGGTTCAGTTTTGTTAATCCCTGGACCAAAGAAGTGGAATACATCGTGTCGACCAACACGGTTTTATT GCCGAAGCAGGATGGGTCCAGTCAGAGAGGGGCAGAGGCGGACCAGTCCAGTGACTCAAAGACTTCTGAAG gtGGCCAAAAGTCACATCCGATAATCCCAGGGATGTCCTGTAAACCAGGCACCATGATCTACGCAGGAAGTATCGGAACTCAGATCGCAATTGAACTTCTGGATTACAACAG GATaaactcctccccttccagTGGCAAGGCTAGCCCCTTCAGCCTGCTGCAGGACCGGTCCCCCCAGGGCCCCAGTGAGGGGCCCCGCGCTAAT GGGTCCAACGGCGAGGCGACGGACATGGAGTTACCGGGGAGCTCTGAAGACGAGCCACAGGACACGCCCCATCCAAGGCGAGAGTCCCCCATGG GGGAGGCCCCTCAGCTGGACCTGGAGGGGCCCGGCCTCGGCGGCCTCACCAGCGACGAGGCGGCCATGGCCGTCATCATGAGCCTGTTGGAGACCGACGCAAACCTGGACTTTGGAGAGATGCACTGGTCGCTTTAG